The following proteins come from a genomic window of Streptomyces sp. GS7:
- a CDS encoding PhzF family phenazine biosynthesis protein, whose protein sequence is MRIRIVDAFSERPFTGNPAGVVLFDSDTFPDDTWLQQVATEVNLSETAFAHPLPQGGDADWALRWLTPAAEVDMCGHATLATAHVLHTTGTATGTVRFRTRSGVLITTADGDGSITMDFPTAPLIPVEVPGTVAEALGAEILSAHDTGPHVGDLLVELADEKSVRDLSPDFRALAGRGGRGVIATAPAEDPDAGYDFASRCFFPYVGVDEDPVTGSAHTALAPFWSARLGRAALVGLQGGARTGFVRTELRGDRTLLTGSAVTVIDGELLAAG, encoded by the coding sequence ATGAGGATTCGCATCGTCGACGCCTTCAGTGAGCGTCCGTTCACCGGTAATCCGGCGGGAGTCGTCCTGTTCGACTCCGACACCTTCCCGGACGACACCTGGCTCCAGCAGGTCGCCACCGAGGTCAATCTCTCCGAGACCGCCTTCGCGCATCCGCTGCCCCAAGGCGGCGACGCCGACTGGGCGTTGCGCTGGCTCACCCCCGCCGCCGAGGTCGACATGTGCGGCCACGCCACCCTGGCCACCGCGCACGTCCTGCACACCACCGGGACGGCCACCGGCACCGTCCGCTTCCGCACCCGCAGCGGCGTGCTGATCACCACGGCCGACGGCGACGGCTCGATCACGATGGACTTCCCGACCGCCCCGCTGATCCCCGTGGAGGTGCCCGGCACCGTCGCCGAGGCGCTCGGCGCCGAGATCCTCTCCGCCCACGACACCGGCCCGCACGTCGGCGATCTGCTCGTCGAGCTGGCCGACGAGAAGTCCGTCCGGGACCTGTCACCGGACTTCAGGGCACTGGCCGGGCGCGGCGGTCGCGGGGTCATCGCCACCGCGCCGGCCGAGGACCCGGACGCCGGCTACGACTTCGCCTCGCGCTGCTTCTTCCCCTACGTGGGCGTCGACGAGGACCCGGTGACGGGCAGCGCGCACACCGCGCTCGCCCCGTTCTGGTCGGCGCGCCTGGGCCGCGCCGCCCTGGTCGGCCTCCAGGGCGGCGCCCGTACCGGCTTCGTACGGACCGAGCTGCGCGGCGACCGGACGCTGCTGACCGGCTCGGCGGTGACCGTCATCGACGGCGAGCTGCTGGCCGCCGGCTGA
- the gcvP gene encoding aminomethyl-transferring glycine dehydrogenase, whose protein sequence is MTTNRISLTELERGTPFERRHIGPDDEAQAKMLAQVGFGSLDELTAAAVPDVIKSAEALGLPRARTEAEVLEELRGLADRNQVLSSMIGLGYYGTFTPPVILRNVMENPSWYTAYTPYQPEISQGRLEALLNFQTMVAELTGLPTSGASLLDEGTAAAEAMALSRRVGKVKQGVYLVDADCLPQTVAVIRTRAEPTGVEVVVADLSGGIPAEIAERGVFGLLLQYPGASGAVRDPRAVIAQAHELGAVVTVAADLLALTLLASPGELGADIAVGTSQRFGVPMGFGGPHAGFMAVREQFARSLPGRLVGVSVDADGNKAYRLALQTREQHIRREKATSNICTAQVLLAVMAGMYAVYHGPDGLRAIARRTHRYAAILAEGLRAGGVELVHDAYFDTLTARVPGRAAEVVAAAREAGVNLRQVDADLVGIACDETTGRAQLTGVWGAFGVRGDIERLDAAVVETLPEPLLRTDDYLGHPVFHQHRSETAMLRYLRTLAGKDYALDRGMIPLGSCTMKLNATTEMEPVTWPEFGQLHPFAPADQAQGYLTLIQELEERLATVTGYDKVSIQPNAGSQGELAGLLAVRAYHRANGDEQRTVCLIPSSAHGTNAASAVMAGMKVVVVKTGDDGEVDADDLHAKIEKHRDELAVLMVTYPSTHGVFEEHITQICATVHEAGGQVYVDGANLNALVGLAEPGKFGGDVSHLNLHKTFCIPHGGGGPGVGPVGVRAHLAPYLPNHPLQPTAGPETGVGPISAAPWGSAGILPISWAYVRLMGGEGLKRATQVAVLSANYVAKRLEPHYPVLYTGPGGLVAHECIIDVRPLTKATGVSIDDVAKRLIDYGFHAPTMSFPVAGTLMIEPTESEDLGELDRFCDAMIAIRAEIDKVGSGEWDKDDNPLCNAPHTAGALTGEWSHAYRREEAVFPAGVDAADKYWPPVRRIDGAFGDRNLVCSCPPLDEYDG, encoded by the coding sequence TCGGCTTCGGTTCGCTGGACGAGCTGACCGCCGCCGCCGTCCCGGACGTGATCAAGAGCGCGGAGGCGCTGGGCCTGCCGCGCGCCCGTACCGAGGCCGAGGTCCTGGAGGAGCTGCGCGGTCTGGCCGACCGCAACCAGGTCCTGTCGTCCATGATCGGACTCGGCTACTACGGCACGTTCACCCCGCCGGTGATCCTGCGCAACGTGATGGAGAACCCGTCCTGGTACACGGCGTACACGCCCTACCAGCCGGAGATCTCGCAGGGTCGGCTGGAGGCGCTGCTGAACTTCCAGACGATGGTCGCCGAGCTGACCGGACTGCCCACCTCCGGTGCCTCCCTCCTGGACGAGGGCACCGCCGCCGCCGAGGCGATGGCCCTCTCCCGCCGGGTCGGCAAGGTCAAGCAGGGCGTCTACCTGGTCGACGCCGACTGCCTGCCGCAGACCGTCGCCGTGATCCGGACCCGCGCCGAGCCGACCGGCGTCGAGGTCGTCGTGGCGGACCTGTCCGGCGGCATTCCGGCGGAGATCGCCGAGCGCGGGGTCTTCGGCCTGCTCCTGCAGTACCCGGGCGCGTCCGGCGCGGTGCGCGACCCGCGGGCCGTGATCGCGCAGGCCCACGAGCTGGGGGCGGTCGTCACCGTCGCCGCCGACCTGCTGGCCCTGACCCTGCTGGCCTCGCCGGGTGAGCTGGGCGCGGACATCGCGGTCGGTACCAGCCAGCGCTTCGGCGTTCCGATGGGCTTCGGCGGCCCGCACGCCGGCTTCATGGCCGTACGCGAGCAGTTCGCCCGCAGCCTGCCCGGCCGGCTGGTCGGGGTGTCCGTCGACGCGGACGGCAACAAGGCGTACCGGCTGGCGCTGCAGACCCGTGAGCAGCACATCCGCCGGGAGAAGGCCACCAGCAACATCTGCACCGCGCAGGTGCTGCTCGCCGTCATGGCGGGGATGTACGCGGTCTACCACGGGCCCGACGGGCTGCGGGCGATCGCCCGGCGCACCCACCGCTACGCGGCCATCCTGGCCGAGGGCCTGCGGGCCGGCGGGGTGGAGCTGGTCCACGACGCGTACTTCGACACGCTGACCGCGCGGGTTCCCGGCCGTGCCGCCGAGGTCGTCGCCGCGGCCCGTGAGGCGGGGGTCAACCTCCGCCAGGTCGACGCGGACCTGGTCGGTATCGCCTGCGACGAGACCACCGGGCGCGCCCAGCTGACCGGCGTCTGGGGCGCCTTCGGGGTGCGGGGCGACATCGAGCGGCTGGACGCGGCGGTCGTCGAGACACTGCCGGAGCCGCTGCTGCGCACCGACGACTACCTCGGCCACCCGGTTTTCCACCAGCACCGCTCCGAAACCGCCATGCTGCGCTACCTGCGGACGCTGGCCGGCAAGGACTACGCGCTGGACCGCGGCATGATCCCGCTCGGCTCCTGCACGATGAAGCTGAACGCCACGACCGAGATGGAGCCGGTCACCTGGCCCGAGTTCGGGCAGCTGCACCCCTTCGCGCCGGCCGACCAGGCGCAGGGCTACCTCACGCTCATCCAGGAGCTGGAGGAGCGGCTGGCCACGGTCACCGGCTACGACAAGGTGTCCATCCAGCCCAACGCCGGCTCGCAGGGCGAACTCGCCGGGCTGCTGGCCGTCCGCGCCTACCACCGCGCCAACGGCGACGAGCAGCGCACCGTCTGCCTGATCCCGTCCTCGGCGCACGGCACCAACGCGGCCAGCGCCGTGATGGCCGGCATGAAGGTCGTCGTCGTCAAGACCGGTGACGACGGCGAGGTCGACGCCGACGACCTGCACGCCAAGATCGAGAAGCACCGCGACGAGCTGGCCGTCCTGATGGTCACCTACCCGTCCACCCACGGCGTGTTCGAGGAGCACATCACCCAGATCTGCGCCACGGTGCACGAGGCCGGCGGTCAGGTCTACGTGGACGGCGCCAACCTCAACGCCCTGGTCGGCCTCGCCGAGCCGGGGAAGTTCGGCGGCGACGTCTCGCACCTCAACCTGCACAAGACGTTCTGCATCCCGCACGGCGGCGGTGGCCCCGGCGTCGGCCCGGTCGGCGTCCGCGCCCACCTGGCGCCGTACCTGCCCAACCACCCGCTGCAGCCCACCGCGGGCCCGGAGACCGGTGTCGGGCCGATCTCCGCCGCCCCCTGGGGCTCGGCCGGCATCCTGCCGATCTCCTGGGCGTACGTCCGGCTGATGGGCGGCGAGGGCCTCAAGCGCGCCACCCAGGTCGCGGTCCTCAGCGCCAACTACGTCGCCAAGCGCCTGGAACCGCACTACCCCGTGCTCTACACCGGGCCCGGCGGGCTGGTCGCGCACGAGTGCATCATCGACGTCCGGCCGCTGACCAAGGCGACCGGCGTGAGCATCGACGATGTCGCCAAGCGGCTCATCGACTACGGCTTCCACGCCCCGACGATGTCCTTCCCGGTGGCCGGCACACTGATGATCGAGCCGACCGAGAGCGAGGACCTGGGCGAGCTGGACCGCTTCTGCGACGCGATGATCGCCATCCGCGCGGAGATCGACAAGGTCGGCTCGGGGGAGTGGGACAAGGACGACAACCCGCTGTGCAACGCCCCGCACACCGCGGGTGCGCTGACCGGCGAGTGGAGCCACGCCTACCGCCGCGAGGAGGCCGTCTTCCCTGCCGGGGTGGACGCCGCGGACAAGTACTGGCCGCCGGTGCGCCGGATCGACGGTGCCTTCGGGGACCGCAACCTCGTCTGCTCCTGCCCCCCGCTGGACGAGTACGACGGCTGA
- a CDS encoding DUF5999 family protein: protein MCQHQPPCPSAESTDREAAQLVAHHPEQGWSLLCNGVLLFEDTGELLPNGQVIAPHRPLGSARVTAAA, encoded by the coding sequence ATGTGCCAGCATCAACCGCCATGCCCGTCAGCGGAATCCACCGACCGGGAGGCCGCCCAACTGGTGGCGCACCACCCCGAGCAGGGCTGGAGCCTGCTCTGCAACGGCGTCCTGCTCTTCGAGGACACCGGTGAGCTGCTGCCGAACGGCCAGGTCATCGCCCCGCACCGGCCGCTCGGCTCCGCCCGGGTCACCGCCGCCGCCTGA
- a CDS encoding type II toxin-antitoxin system Rv0910 family toxin: MAEVTARARIEAPAEKVWDRLTDFDSYGRWNATHTDFPDGGPRPLEVGAAYAENMKLMGFPAEVTWTVRELTPGRLLDIAGRGPMGVSLGMRYELTPDGGATAVRIDGTFTGAAVSLMAAKLKDSASAALNESLRRLAGQVA, translated from the coding sequence ATGGCCGAAGTCACCGCCCGGGCCCGTATCGAGGCACCGGCCGAGAAGGTCTGGGACCGGCTCACCGACTTCGACTCCTACGGGCGGTGGAACGCCACCCACACCGACTTCCCCGACGGCGGCCCGCGGCCACTGGAGGTGGGCGCGGCCTACGCGGAGAACATGAAGCTGATGGGCTTCCCGGCGGAGGTGACCTGGACGGTACGGGAACTGACGCCGGGCCGGCTGCTCGACATCGCGGGCAGGGGCCCGATGGGCGTCAGCCTCGGGATGCGCTACGAACTCACCCCCGACGGCGGGGCGACCGCGGTCCGGATCGACGGGACGTTCACCGGTGCCGCGGTCTCCCTGATGGCGGCCAAGCTGAAGGACTCGGCGAGCGCCGCGCTGAACGAGTCCCTGCGCAGGCTCGCCGGGCAGGTGGCCTGA
- a CDS encoding PadR family transcriptional regulator codes for MRSHGHEHGHERRHEHCGPEGRGGRGEFGGGFERRRSAFGGFGPPFGGPPFGGGRGRGGPRGRARRGDVRASILALLKDRPMHGYEMIQEIAERSGGAWKPSPGSVYPTLQLLEDEGLITSASEGGKKLFSLTDAGRAEADSGSDAPWEDAGRGVDWEAMNEIRKAGGGLVEAFRQVWATGSPEQREKAMAVVNKARKELYLILAEED; via the coding sequence ATGCGTTCCCACGGACACGAACACGGCCATGAGCGTCGGCACGAGCACTGCGGTCCCGAAGGGCGAGGCGGCCGGGGGGAGTTCGGCGGCGGCTTCGAGCGCCGGCGCTCCGCCTTCGGCGGCTTCGGCCCGCCGTTCGGGGGCCCGCCCTTCGGCGGCGGCCGGGGGCGCGGCGGACCGCGCGGCCGGGCGCGGCGCGGCGATGTGCGGGCCTCGATACTGGCGCTCCTCAAGGACCGCCCGATGCACGGCTACGAAATGATCCAGGAGATCGCCGAGCGCAGCGGCGGCGCCTGGAAGCCCAGCCCCGGCTCGGTCTACCCGACCCTGCAACTGCTGGAGGACGAGGGGCTGATCACCAGCGCCAGCGAGGGCGGCAAGAAGCTGTTCTCGCTGACCGACGCCGGCCGCGCCGAAGCCGACAGCGGCTCCGACGCCCCCTGGGAGGACGCCGGCCGCGGTGTCGACTGGGAGGCGATGAACGAGATACGCAAGGCGGGCGGCGGCCTGGTCGAGGCGTTCCGCCAGGTGTGGGCCACCGGCAGTCCCGAACAGCGGGAGAAGGCCATGGCGGTGGTCAACAAGGCCCGCAAGGAGCTGTATCTGATCCTCGCCGAGGAGGACTGA
- a CDS encoding glutamate-cysteine ligase family protein, translating to MGEKVAADGIDLADRERYRRKLHDCLAGLRRMLAEKRFDRPRNLMGLEIELNLAGADGLPRMLNSQVLERIASGDFQTELAQCNLEVNITPHRLSGRVLDQLAEELRTGLGYAERKARELAARIVMIGILPTLHASDLTASSLSANDRYVLLNEQMRAARGEDFAIDIEGVERLVSRSPSIAPEAACTSVQLHLQVTPGRFAAVWNAAQAIAAVQIAVGANSPFLFGRELWRESRPPVFQQATDTRAPELQAQGVRPRTWFGERWVESVDELFEENLRFFPPLLPLCGPQEPLRVLDEGGVPTLAELVLHNGTIYRWNRPVYAVAGGVAHLRVENRVLPAGPTVADVVANTAFYYGLVRALAEQPRPVWTRLPFAAAAGNFDAACRHGIDAVLRWPRSGRAGGIAEIPAVRLVRQELLPLAAAGLDAWGVEPADRDHYLGIIEARCVRRVNGASWQAAAFHHARRQGLAREAALAAMTRRYSELMHTGEPVHTWPVAWPVGEATVPAQRRAAPDGV from the coding sequence ATGGGGGAGAAGGTCGCCGCGGACGGGATCGACCTGGCGGACCGGGAGCGTTATCGAAGAAAGTTGCACGACTGTCTGGCGGGATTGCGCAGGATGCTGGCGGAGAAGCGGTTCGATCGACCCAGGAATCTCATGGGGCTGGAGATCGAGCTGAATCTGGCGGGCGCCGACGGGCTGCCGCGCATGCTGAACTCGCAGGTGCTGGAACGCATCGCCAGCGGCGATTTCCAGACGGAACTCGCCCAGTGCAATCTTGAGGTCAACATCACCCCGCACCGATTGTCCGGACGTGTTCTGGACCAACTCGCCGAGGAACTCCGCACGGGCCTCGGCTATGCGGAAAGAAAGGCCCGCGAGCTCGCCGCCCGCATCGTGATGATCGGCATCCTGCCGACCTTGCACGCCAGTGACCTCACCGCCTCCAGCCTCTCCGCGAACGACCGCTATGTGCTGCTCAACGAGCAGATGCGGGCGGCCCGCGGGGAGGACTTCGCCATCGACATCGAGGGTGTCGAGAGGCTGGTGTCCCGCTCGCCGTCGATCGCGCCGGAGGCGGCGTGCACCTCCGTCCAGCTGCACCTCCAGGTCACGCCCGGCCGGTTCGCCGCAGTCTGGAACGCGGCTCAGGCGATCGCCGCCGTCCAGATCGCGGTCGGCGCCAACTCGCCGTTCCTCTTCGGGCGGGAACTGTGGCGCGAGTCGAGGCCGCCGGTCTTCCAGCAGGCCACCGACACCCGGGCGCCCGAACTCCAGGCGCAGGGCGTGCGCCCCCGGACCTGGTTCGGTGAGCGCTGGGTCGAGTCCGTCGACGAACTGTTCGAGGAGAACCTCCGGTTCTTCCCGCCGCTGCTGCCGCTGTGCGGCCCGCAGGAGCCGCTACGCGTCCTCGATGAGGGCGGCGTGCCCACCCTCGCCGAACTGGTGTTGCACAACGGAACGATTTATCGATGGAATCGCCCCGTCTACGCCGTCGCCGGCGGCGTGGCGCACCTCCGCGTCGAGAACCGGGTCCTGCCGGCCGGCCCCACCGTCGCCGACGTCGTCGCCAACACCGCCTTCTACTACGGCCTGGTGCGCGCGCTGGCCGAACAGCCCCGCCCGGTGTGGACCCGGCTGCCGTTCGCCGCCGCGGCCGGCAACTTCGACGCCGCCTGCCGCCACGGCATCGACGCCGTGCTGCGCTGGCCGCGGTCCGGGCGGGCCGGCGGCATCGCCGAGATACCGGCCGTACGGCTGGTACGGCAGGAACTGCTGCCGCTGGCGGCGGCCGGGCTGGACGCCTGGGGTGTCGAACCGGCCGACCGCGACCACTACTTGGGCATCATCGAAGCCCGCTGCGTCCGCCGGGTGAACGGCGCGTCCTGGCAGGCCGCGGCCTTCCACCACGCACGGCGGCAGGGCCTGGCGCGGGAGGCCGCACTGGCCGCGATGACCCGGCGCTACAGCGAGCTGATGCACACCGGGGAGCCGGTGCACACCTGGCCGGTGGCCTGGCCGGTCGGCGAGGCCACCGTCCCGGCGCAGCGGCGGGCCGCGCCGGACGGGGTGTAG
- a CDS encoding CPBP family intramembrane glutamic endopeptidase codes for MQSDTSPVADADVPGEGAGSGRSREAAGESPRRVLRNETLIVLALSLGASAVSALISFIGSLTKPGGLKHQAATLNASHAPGRPWLDLAWQLFGIATALVPVLLVAHLLLRERAGGLRAIGFDRRRPGFDLGMGAALAAVIGGSGLLLYLGARAAGVNLTVVPEGLPDVWWKIPVLIASAVQNAVLEEVIVVGYLLRRLGQLGWTPVAAVAASSVLRGSYHLYQGVGGFFGNMVMGVVFALLYRRWGRVGPLVAAHALIDTVAFLGYALLAGRVGWLPTG; via the coding sequence TTGCAGTCGGATACAAGCCCCGTGGCGGACGCGGACGTTCCAGGTGAAGGAGCCGGTTCGGGGCGTTCCCGGGAGGCGGCCGGCGAGTCGCCCCGTCGGGTGCTGCGGAACGAGACGCTGATCGTGCTGGCGCTGTCCCTGGGAGCCAGCGCGGTGTCGGCGCTCATCAGCTTCATCGGGTCGCTGACCAAGCCCGGCGGCCTCAAGCACCAGGCGGCGACGCTCAACGCCTCGCATGCGCCCGGCCGGCCGTGGCTGGATCTCGCCTGGCAGCTGTTCGGTATCGCGACCGCGCTGGTGCCCGTCCTGCTGGTGGCGCACCTGCTGCTGCGGGAACGGGCCGGCGGGCTGCGCGCGATCGGCTTCGACCGGCGGCGGCCGGGGTTCGACCTGGGCATGGGCGCCGCGCTGGCGGCCGTCATCGGGGGCAGCGGTCTGCTGCTCTACCTGGGCGCGCGGGCGGCCGGAGTCAATCTGACGGTGGTGCCCGAAGGGCTGCCCGACGTGTGGTGGAAGATCCCGGTACTGATCGCCTCCGCGGTGCAGAACGCCGTCCTGGAGGAGGTCATCGTCGTCGGCTACCTGCTGCGCAGGCTGGGGCAGTTGGGGTGGACGCCGGTGGCCGCGGTGGCGGCCAGTTCGGTGCTGCGCGGTTCGTACCACCTGTACCAGGGCGTCGGCGGCTTCTTCGGCAACATGGTGATGGGCGTGGTCTTCGCCCTGCTGTACCGGCGGTGGGGCCGGGTCGGGCCGCTGGTCGCCGCGCACGCCCTGATCGACACCGTGGCGTTCCTGGGCTATGCGCTGCTCGCCGGACGGGTGGGGTGGCTGCCCACGGGGTGA
- a CDS encoding substrate-binding and VWA domain-containing protein, protein MGHHSLPDDSAPAGTGARPRRRRRTVAVATAVVLAVAAGSAVALRTDLLPFGGACGGSSVEVDVVASPDIAPALQTVAKKARDDATRTDGKCLDVRVRARPADEVADSLAQRPANPEFQVWIPDSSLWAAQVADEGGSSLTAAGTIASSPIALGTVPSAAKALGWPDTTYTWTALTRAATSGSGLHLGVADPTRSATGLLALARTDAANRKEAKDGGRAAGRTTATAKLLYERVADGDGRLLATLPHDASGAEQRNPRRNQALLLSEQAAYAHNTTAGGPALDLLYPEDGAAELDYPYTLVNDQELTADQSRAANRFLTLLDDTDGQNTLRGHGFRSSSGSADPKLVGAAGGRAPQPYATATTNPPSAGELKALLGMWTTTVQSTRVTTAVDVPVSTALPDPGQGGRSRPALTKDSRPQALDTFTPGDEVRRWKFAACLDGTKDYVELPPTGRLGEGGENSGTHRDALATAFRSPTPVPRATGPYATALAAYRQARAT, encoded by the coding sequence ATGGGACATCACAGCTTGCCCGACGACTCCGCACCGGCGGGCACGGGGGCCCGCCCCCGAAGGCGTCGCCGCACCGTCGCCGTCGCCACCGCCGTCGTCCTCGCGGTCGCCGCCGGCTCCGCCGTGGCGCTGCGCACCGATCTGCTCCCCTTCGGAGGAGCGTGCGGCGGCAGCTCCGTGGAGGTCGACGTGGTCGCCTCCCCGGACATCGCCCCGGCGCTGCAGACGGTGGCCAAGAAGGCCCGCGACGACGCGACCCGCACCGATGGCAAATGCCTGGACGTCAGGGTGCGCGCCCGGCCCGCCGACGAGGTCGCCGACTCGCTCGCCCAGCGGCCGGCCAACCCGGAGTTCCAGGTCTGGATACCCGATTCGAGCCTGTGGGCGGCACAGGTCGCCGACGAGGGCGGATCGTCCCTGACCGCCGCCGGCACCATCGCCTCCTCCCCCATCGCGCTGGGCACCGTCCCCTCCGCCGCCAAGGCGCTGGGCTGGCCGGACACGACCTACACCTGGACCGCGCTGACCCGGGCCGCGACCTCCGGATCCGGGCTGCACCTGGGCGTCGCCGACCCCACCCGCAGCGCCACCGGACTCCTGGCGCTGGCCCGTACGGACGCCGCCAACCGCAAGGAGGCGAAGGACGGCGGCAGGGCCGCCGGCCGCACCACCGCCACCGCCAAACTGCTCTACGAGCGGGTCGCGGACGGCGACGGCCGACTGCTCGCCACCCTGCCCCACGACGCCTCCGGCGCCGAGCAGCGCAATCCGCGCCGCAACCAGGCTCTGCTGCTCTCCGAGCAGGCCGCGTACGCCCACAACACCACGGCCGGCGGGCCCGCCCTCGACCTCCTCTACCCCGAGGACGGCGCCGCCGAGCTCGACTACCCGTACACCCTCGTGAACGACCAGGAGCTGACCGCCGACCAGAGCCGCGCCGCCAACCGCTTCCTGACGCTCCTCGACGACACCGACGGCCAGAACACCCTGCGCGGCCACGGCTTCCGGTCCAGCAGCGGCAGCGCCGACCCGAAGCTGGTCGGCGCGGCCGGCGGGCGCGCACCGCAGCCGTACGCCACCGCCACCACCAACCCGCCGTCGGCCGGGGAACTCAAGGCGCTGCTGGGCATGTGGACCACCACGGTGCAGAGCACCCGCGTCACCACGGCCGTGGACGTCCCCGTGTCGACGGCCCTCCCGGACCCGGGCCAGGGCGGCCGGTCCCGGCCGGCCCTCACCAAGGACTCCCGGCCACAGGCGCTGGACACCTTCACACCCGGGGACGAGGTCCGGCGGTGGAAGTTCGCCGCCTGCCTGGACGGCACCAAGGACTACGTGGAGCTGCCACCCACCGGCCGGCTCGGCGAGGGCGGCGAGAACAGCGGCACGCACCGCGACGCACTCGCCACCGCCTTCCGGTCACCGACGCCCGTGCCCCGCGCCACCGGCCCGTACGCCACCGCGCTCGCCGCGTACCGGCAGGCCCGTGCGACGTGA